In Scylla paramamosain isolate STU-SP2022 chromosome 19, ASM3559412v1, whole genome shotgun sequence, a single genomic region encodes these proteins:
- the LOC135109580 gene encoding ran-specific GTPase-activating protein-like isoform X1: MALEKTDLDDSVVSEEGESTSRVGEHDPYFEPVVTLLEVFVVSDDDQEEEMIRLSFEVRQYKLFHYHTSESPPQWKEQGMEAIKILRNEQKKAVEFVQRQN; this comes from the exons ATGGCTCTTGAGAAG acagacctcgATGACAGCGTGGTGAGCGAGGAGGGGGAGTCAACCAGCAGAGTAGGGGAGCATGACCCCTACTTTGAACCAGTGGTGACCTTGCTGGAGGTCTTCGTGGTTAGTGAtgatgaccaggaggaggaaatgataagactGAGTttcgaggtcag GCAGTACAAGCTGTTTCATTATCACACCTCTGAGTCGCCCCCACAGTGGAAGGAACAGGGCATGGAGGCCATTAAGATTCTGAGGAACGAGCAGAAGAAGGCT gtGGAGTTTGTTCAGCGGCAGAATTAA
- the LOC135109580 gene encoding ran-specific GTPase-activating protein-like isoform X2 codes for MTDLDDSVVSEEGESTSRVGEHDPYFEPVVTLLEVFVVSDDDQEEEMIRLSFEVRQYKLFHYHTSESPPQWKEQGMEAIKILRNEQKKAVEFVQRQN; via the exons ATG acagacctcgATGACAGCGTGGTGAGCGAGGAGGGGGAGTCAACCAGCAGAGTAGGGGAGCATGACCCCTACTTTGAACCAGTGGTGACCTTGCTGGAGGTCTTCGTGGTTAGTGAtgatgaccaggaggaggaaatgataagactGAGTttcgaggtcag GCAGTACAAGCTGTTTCATTATCACACCTCTGAGTCGCCCCCACAGTGGAAGGAACAGGGCATGGAGGCCATTAAGATTCTGAGGAACGAGCAGAAGAAGGCT gtGGAGTTTGTTCAGCGGCAGAATTAA